The genomic region GTCACCATTGCACAACGCTTAGTTCGAATTCAGAGACATTAAATGTTTTCGCTCAATCTTCCTTAGCTAGTTCTAATCCGGGTACCTCTGTCTCAAGGGTTTCAACGATGACCGCGACTGTTACGGACATTAATATGGCCTGTGGTCAATGTGGTTGTGATGTTCAAAGTTCGAGGTCGACTCatgtcgaaggtcaaggtcagccttgtAAATCCTCGTCATGTCGACAAGACTCTGTCAGTAGTGTTGTTCACACTACGAAGACTCCAAACACCATAGCAACAATTACAGACTTTTCACCAGAATGGTCATACACAGAGGTATAATTACATGtctcatatatatacatatatattatatatatttcattgaaaaaagtCAGGTAAACACAGTAGTagcaatttatataatttttagttCACATTTTGAAAGTTGGTGTGCATAAAAAGAAAACTTTATAGATCAACAAACTCATTTGACTGTATAAATGTTAATGCGCTTACAAACCGGTCCCTGAAACCAGTCTTGCTTTAAGAAGTAAAACTTCaagaaaatgtttgaataaatcaTCTACATATATAATGCTTTGCCAAATGGGCAGAAGGTTTACAGATTAAATGTGTAGAGATAAAGGGAAATATGAAAGTAACAcactatatttatattaattgataAGGGTATTTCACGGACATGGACTCCTGTAATTTTTAAAACATCGTTACACTTTACAGCACTCTTAGAGATTATCATGAAATGTCAACTTACACAATCTGCTACTTTCCTGAGtagaaatgttcaaaatgtatacATGCTCAATTTGCACTTTACTTGCCCCAAGCTTTATGCCAGTGGGTCAGTGTGGAGACTGTTTCAGTACTGTTGAAGCCTTATTGTTAATTAGCTTGCCTTAAAAACAGACTGAAAGCATTTGAGCCTTCCTCCGAGAAAACGttagtttaatacatgttttgtaaagtggcatcccagatttcagggacaacacctaccgcttttattgtattttttgtatagAGAAAGTtccttcttagtgaaaaaaacgttgaggcggaaagtgtcatcccagattagcctgtgtggtctgctcATTCTAATCATTTACACATACTTGAATtaaaatgggacgacacttaatgcacatgcatcaagctctGTTAATAGCAAGGCTCATATCCTTATCACATTATTGCAATCTGTTTGAAGGGTCAGACGAAGCTGTTGGTGACGGGACCTTGGCACTCCAACATGGGCACCTACACGGTGCTGATGGACGGACGTGTGGTCGCCACTACCCTTGTACAGCCGGGCGTGCTCAGGTGTTTCGTTCCAGGTACGGGCTTTTTCTTAAGGTAATGCATTATCTTTTAAATTGTATGGGTCGCctctgtgtatatatatatatatatatatggtttctGCCTAGCTACCAGGACGTCCTCGGTTCCATTCCCacagtgggagcattctttagatctccccagaCACCAAATATGGTTTGTACCTAAGAAACggacttaaggtagcgcacctctaatgggcacatgtccaaatatattctaattaattattttcttaatcagcatcatttcactgaactacatgcaaatttgtaggtaggctttccatgcttttaaaaaaaaataactgtttttttcaaaatcaccccacgctcagcttttgtccagtttattttcaaccCTAGGGtttataaaagttccataattcattcaaatttccaaatatgggcatgcttttggtgtgtacagatgcagtaaaggtgtttaaaggttaaacaagatgaaataagtattcttttacagacattgattttttacaaatttttatctatggaagagcgccatgaaatgtaagtgatttcagccaagtaaaaattgagtcggttaaaaacaaagtgtcataaaattcaaaatagtatcatttaagttatattttaaacattgttttttatagaaacactatatacagcaaaaataccaagaaatagacagatttaccgtttactttttgaaataataataaaaatgcaacatgcatcattcgtattttcagcagtaaatcacccaatttagccataacgttgttttaattttaaaaattgaaggatgtgcataaaaatttcaacatattaaacaaaaaaacatagcatatatgctacattacaccaaattacgttagaaaagaaataaaacgtgtcgcaaaaagtatgcgatgtcggcaggattcgaacctgcgcgggaagatcccaaaagatttgttgtccatcgccttaaccactaggccacgacaacttcacatttatgtaagcttaaattagatatttataagtaaacaggtaaaaaggctcgtcaatctttgaagaaatcgcgaaatcatattttttcagatgatatttggatcaaagtcaatatttattttgaaaataatgtattctaaaggaattacgtacacatataacaaaattcgaagtttgaaaaaaataaaatgcatctctcggaaataaccgatcattgaagatcggcaatgatcgtaaaataaatcgcgggaaatcattagaggtgcgctaccttaagagcATTTCGATAACCCTTCAGCTTTAGATACAATTGAGCTTAAAAAAATTGGTTTAATTTTCTGTATGAAACACAGAAATCAAATGAAGACAATCGCTGGAAAGTCTTGTGAATCCAATAGTAtttgttgaatttttatttttttgtggatTTGGTGGGTCCTTTCAACAATGACACTAAATTTTCAACAAAGGCTCAAgttaaaagttttatattagaaatTCATGAATTGAAGATCAAACAAAAAAGCCAAATTGTATGATCCACATCATTTCATGTTATGAAAACTAAAGGATgctactgttttttttatataatacatttaattctGTTCAAGATTTTAATACTCGCCATATTTTCCACTCAAACAATTGTCTCAAGTAGTCAAAATGCACACTAAAGCTCACAACAAGCTTGAATATTCAACTCAATAAGAGTTATAAGGTTTCCAACTAAAGATTGGAATGATTTATCTTCTTTTAGTAGTGTTCTTAAAGACACTAAGTATTGGTTCTACAAATGAAACAGATTAATTTAGTATACCTGAGGCTTTTGTTCCAATAGAGGTTCAATAAACAGATTTCAACCAGTTTAAGGTGTAGCAAAGTTTCCTCCTCAGAGATGTTACCAAATTTGTAAAGACACTAGGGTGGCAGATTGTGAATTATTTGTGTTTTACAGGTCACAAGCCAGGGCCAGTCACTCTGCAGGTTTCGTGTGATGGCACTGTCATCTCTAACAATGCAATGTTCGAGTACCGGCCCCTGCCTGTCACACAGCCAGCTGGGAACCAGTCTGAAACAAAATCTGACTGGTTCTCTGTGGAAGGTGGGGAACAAAATCTGACTGGTTTTCAGTAAAACTAAGAAACAAAATCTGACTGGTTCTCAGTGGAAGGTAGAAAACAAAATCTCACTGGTTCTCAGTGGAAGGTAGGAAACAAAATCTGACTGGTTTTCAGTGGAAGGTAGGAAACAAAATCTCACTGGTTCTCAGTGGAAGGTAGGAAACAAAATCAGACTGGTTTTCAGTAAAAAATTAGTGAACAAAATCAGATTGGTTCTCATTGGAAGGTACGAAACAAATTCTGAATGGTTCTCAGTGGAAGGTAGATAATAAAATCTGACCTGTTCTCACTGAAAAGTAGATAACAAAACCTGACTGGTTCTTAGTGGAAGCTAGATAACAAAATCTGACTTGTTTTCAGTGGAAGCTACAAAAAATGACTGTTGCTCAAGGAAGATacggaattaaaaaaatatatgttaacattttatatacatatgaGACTATTTTTCTCATCTTGAACTTCATTTAGAGCAAAATGAAACGAATACATGTAGATCAAAAAGCAGATAATTACAATATTCAATATTAAAGTGACCAATATGAAAAGTTGTTGAGTGTTTACACCAAAACACACAGATCCTTAAAATAATTTATGGAACAAAACCTACATTTGTCTAATACTGTAAAACCGAATATAAGTTGTAAAATAAATTCTATACAAAAGTATTGATTTAATTGGGTCTAGGTGTGATGAGAAAGATGTTTTTCAGACATAACCTCTGAAAATAGGTTTCACTATAGATTCTATTTGTTTTAGACTCCAAGTTGTTCGAATGTTTCGTTGGCAAGCTTGTGAAACTTGAGGCAGCCCTCAGCAAAGTTCCAGACGCAGTCAGTGTGTCACAGGTGAGGGTTACTGTACTTATTGAGCCTCTTTCTGGTAAAACTGGGTTTAATTTATATGAGTTAAGTAttatcccagaatagcctgttcaGTTTGTAAGGGCTAATAAGggtcgacactttctgctttcatggatTTTATGTTCAAAgcaagtctcttctaaaagaaaatctagtttaggcttGAGAACAGGCTCTGTTTATCTTCTCGTACTAAAGATCTCATGCCTAAAGAGGTGAAAGTTGATTTAGCTGTTAAAAGGTGCTAAAGTAGTTTGAAAGATAACGCCAGTCTGTTGAGATTATAAGATTTTTGCAAAAGTATGGTCAATTATGTAATTAAGAATTGTTTGTATTTTCACTGAAGAGCAACCATTTAGTATGCAAAAAGAGCTCCTCCATTGCACTCTAGTCTTTTCCCTTTCTTTATGGAAATTTCTCACTAATAGACACATTTAAAGCTCAAACATATCAGCATGATGTTCAACACCTTTTTGCATTTGTTAAAAATTAATAAGAAGAgcaatatataaaaatgtatatggactaatacatataaattatttgacGTTGGTATGAAGACAGCacatattttgttatatgttCTAAATCTAATAATCTTATTTGCAAACTGAATAAATGTGTATAATTTTATTTGGGTTTGAACTTTAAAGAATGTTAACAACTGGGCCTTGACAACCCAAAAAATCCTCACTTCAGTTGCTAGGAAGCATGCCGTCAGTGGAGCAGCAAGACCCATGCTTGAGTCAGCACATCGCGTCCCTGTCCGCCAGGCTGTGGATAGACAACAACGCGACCCCGGACAGTGGATACATGGGACTCGGCCTGCTACACCTGGCAGCTGCTCTAGGCCTCACGCAGTGCATACAGGCCCTCATTGCTTGGAGGTGAGACATCTGGGGCCATAATCATGAACATACATTAGTCAATATTCTGAGTTTTCTCTCAATCTTTAAGTTGAGTTGGATCATCATGCTCATTTTGAAGTTCACAGAAGTTTTTGGTCTGACTCAATCTTGAGGTTTTTTTTCGGATGATGTGCAAAATTTGATGGTTGAGACTTGTGATTATTTGCTGACCAACTTTCCAAACATTCAGCTGAGTGGAAACTCAATTTTCATATTATGTGTAAAGCTCAACATTAAGAATGTACATGATATGGCCCTGGGGCTGCATACACATTCTTCATTgagaaaatttaattaaaaaaaatgcgtaGTCACATAGATTGTTTGTGGAATGTTTTCACATACTTCATATGGAAACTTATAGTTAAAACATGTTCACATTCTTCATAggaaatttttgttttaaatggtaCTCAAATGCTTCCTAGGGTATATTACAGTAAAATGCATTCACATACAGCCTGGggaaatttaataaaaacttattcaCATTCTCCCTACAAAAAATGTAGCTAAAAAAGTAATTGCATAATTCCTGCAGCTTATTTTGTCCTAGATTTATATATTGTTTCATAGAATTTTAAGTATAGTAAGCAATTAAAGGAAATGCTTTTGCAGGAATGAGAGCTCTAACTGGATGCTGGAATATGAGGTGGATGCCAACAGCGGGGACCTTAACACCTGCACTCCACTGGTAAAACATATGAGCCTCTGAGAaaatgagaaaactgggcttaatgcttgtgcataaagtttggtctctgattagcctttgcagtcagtATGGGCATATTAGAGACCACACTTTCTGCCGTCAGTATGGGCATATTagagaccacactttctgcagtcAGTATGGGCATATTAGAGACCACACTTTCTGCCGTCAGTATGGGCATATTagagaccacactttctgcagtcAGTATGGGCATATTagagaccacactttctgcagtcAGTATGGGCATATTagagaccacactttctgcagtcAGTATGGGCATATTAGAGAATACACTTTCTGCAGTCAGTATGGGCATATTagagaccacactttctgcagtcAGTATGGGCATATAagagaccacactttctgcagtcAGTATGGGCATATTagagaccacactttctgcagtcAGTATGGGCATATTagagaccacactttctgcagtcAGTATGGGCATATTagagaccacactttctgcagtcAGTATGGGCATATAAGAGAccgcactttctgcttttatgtaatTTGGTATTTAAAAGATGTCTTTTCTGAAACTTAAAAAGAAAATCCAGTGTAAGGGGATattgtcgtacctgattagcctgtggagtcggcacatctgggatgacactttaagctcagttttcccagtgTGTGGCTCAAATTAAGATGAGTTTGTTTGTTCAATGTCATGGATATGGACATATCCGGTCATTCCTATTACATATCATCATATCTTTAGGAAGCCTGAGATTGAGTAGAGTTGAGCAAAAGTTACAaggtatttttatgtcccccactatagtagtgggggacatattgtgtttgccctgtctgttggtctgttggttggtctgttggttggttggtttgcgccaactttaacatttgcaataactttatcaatattgaagataggaacttgatatttggcatgcatatgtatctcatggagctgcacattttgagtggtgaaaggttaaggtcaaggtcatcctttaaggtcaaaggtcaaatatatgggtcaaaatcgctcttttaatgtacacttttgcagtatttcaatattcaagatagcaacttgatatttgggatgcatgtgtatctcatggagctgcacactttgagtggtgaatggtcaaggtcatccttcaaggtcagatttgaaatatatgtggccaaaatcactcattttatgagtacttttgcaatattgaagatagcaacttgatatttggcatgcatgtgtatctcatggagctgcacattttgagtggtgaaaggtcaaggtcaaggtcatccttcaaggtcagaggtcaaatatatgtagcccaaatcgctaattttatgaatacttttgcaatattgaagatagcaacttgatattttgcatgcatgtgtatctcatggagctgcacatttttagtggtgaaaggtcaaggtcatccttcaaggtcaaatatatgggtcaaaattgctcatgtaatgtcacttctgcaatattgaagctagcaattttatatttgaaatgcatgtgtatctcatggagctgcacattttgagtggtgaagggtcaaggtcatcctataaggtcaaacatcatatagggggacattgtgtttcacaaacacatcttgttatttttaaaaagtcatCCAAagaattattaaattgttatatacttATAGGCTTGCCAACAGCcatctttttaacaaaaaaaaatccgagtttttatatttaatgcaaCACAAATCATGTACAGAATTAtacttgtttaataattattttcctgCAATTCTACATTACCTCGTTTACGTTTGACCTTTAAAATATTTTGCTTATTATCTTGAAAAAGGTAGTATATCCAAACATCCATAAAAGTCTATgcaaaaaatgtgtgtttttttatgaattCCCTATTTGTTTGTTGCATTACCTTTCtttatttgtcataattatgtgtTCCCCATCAGATGTGGGCCTGTGCCAAGGGTCATTCCAAGGCAGCCATAATATTGAACAACTGGAACAAAGGGCCACTACTCACCTTCAATAGAGAGGGTTATCTCCCTTTGCTGGTTGCCAGACAGCGAGGCCACCACCTCCTTGCCGACCAATTGGAAGGTTCGACTGCGTCAGGTGACCAGTCACGTAGTACACAAGAAGTGATGACATCACCAGCCAAAAGCAGATCACATGACCAATTCTCTGGCAGTGAGCCTGAAATTCTCTTCTCCACTTCAGGTGTGACAGATTTTGATACTTCAGAAAATCCAGGTGAAATGTGTTCAAACTTGCAAACTGTCTCCATTGAAAGCTCAATAGATAGTagatgtttttcaacagatcctGACTTTCCAAACGCCACATCGACACCAATCACAGATAACGTCTCATGTTCGACCAGCAGGTATTTAGGAGATTCACAacatcaaatcttagaaaactcAAGTGTTCTTGGGGAATTACATATCCAAATTCCATTAGAAGACAGGAACACAAACAAGAAATCTCAGAGTATAGAAATCTCAACAAACTTTAGCAAAGTCCAGAATCCTAAGACTGTAATGAGAACGCCAACGAGTCACAAAATGCATTCTAAGTCTATGTCAGCATCAGAAAAGCGCCAGAAGCTGCAGAAGCGATTCTCTGTGGATGTAATCTCTAACCAGACTCTAGAGCCAGTGCATTTTTCTCCATCAGAGGCGTTTCAGCGACCGGTGCGCGAGGCAAACTCTGAGCCGCATTTAGCCGCCGGAAATCTGGAGCATTTTATGTGTCAGTCAAATCCCATGCTTTCTGAGGGCAGGGATTTAGGTAAATAGTCAATGTCCTCTTTTACCAGAGAGAATGTTCATGTTTGATAGAAGGTCTTAAGAACGGTGGGTAATTACAAAATCATTAttcaatattgtttaaacaacatgcttgtaacattttgcaatattttgcaACAAAGTCAAGGATGTGAATATTTTTACTATGGCATATCAAATTCTGCATCTCAGTTGTgcttattattacatgtattatttgctgaaaatatatttatattttgtgaattattattaaatatcctGCAAAAAAATTTCATATCTTCAGTAACTGTAAATTAAGTACAGGAAATCAGTTATTCTTCGTTTGAGTAGAATTTATTTGAGCTTTATATGAGTTAATTCTAACAATGTCCGATTGTCTTTTTACTAGTGTTCTTCGTTCTTTgtgttttgtaagatttgaatATTGTTCTTTGTTTTGTACACTTAGTACTGATAAACCAACCTATTCAGGAAAAGTGCAAGTAGGAAcggtaaccctttgcatgctggaaaatttgtcgtctgctaaaatgccgtctgctgaaattctaaaattagcattttcttcgattttttttcaaagaatactgtcagaatagcaaacagtttggatcctgatgagacgccacgttctgtggcgtctcatctggatccaaactgtttgcaaaggcctttaaaattcggttcccgcactgaaagggttaagctaaaatactgttgaaatcAGAAGACAATCCAAATAGACAAACACAAACAAGAATTTACCGATTTTCTTTCCCCCTCTCAGGTTCCCCAGACATGCTTGTGAAGCTAGACCATTGTGATCGTCATGGCCACAAGTGTTTACAGTTGGGTGATGGTCCCTCAGGCCAGGTAACCATGGATACTGACAATGTCTCCGAGGATTGCAACAGCTCGGACATCGATGTGGAACGCGTGTCGTCTGATGATGAGGACATACGCAGAAGAATGCTTGCTGAAGGTGACATATAAGATGGGCTCTGGGAAGATGGGGTTTAATACGTGTTCATTATGTGTCATCCTAGTTTATAGTGTGCTGTCCGCTCTGGCTTataagagatgacactttccgcctatttTGGAATTGTGTGTAGTTTAGAATtctttttaactctttcagtgtgagaaccgaatttttaaggtttttgcaaacagtttggatccagatgagaagccacagaacgtggcgtctcatcaggatccaaactgtttgctattctgatagtattctgtgaaaaaaaacgaagaaaatgctaattttagaaattcagcagacgacatttgagcagatgacaaatttcccagcatgcaaagggttaatggaaAATGCTCTAATAGTGGAAAgagttgtccatgattagccggTACAGATtgctcaggcttatctggaacaatgCCTTACATGCATGCATTACACCCTGTTTTCCCTAGATTGAAGCTCATGATTTTGTTGTGATAGAGGGGTTTGAttgaatttttagctcacctgattgctcaggtgagcttttgggatcggtctttgtccgtcgtacgtccgtccgtgcgtcgtccgtctgtccatatttggttgtaaactctctagaagccacatttcttgtgcgatcttcatgaaatttggtcagaagatttgtcccagtgatatctcgatcaagttcgaaacttggtcatgctggttcaaaaactaggtcactaggtaaaaaaaaaagaaaaaccttgtaaacacctgtagaagtcacatttcatgcccaatcttcacgtaactttgtcaaaatgtttgtctctataatatgttggttgaattaaaaagtggttccagtccgttgaaaaacatggccaccattgggcggggcagttttccttatttggctatagagaaaccttgtaaacactctagatgtcacaatttttgcccaatcatcatgaaagtttgtcaaaacattggttttattgatatctcggacgagtttttgctatatgtatatagtgaaaacatgtctacactctagaagtcacatttttggtccaatcttcatgaactttggtcagaacatttgtttcctagatacgtgagttaagttcgaaaatggttctggtccattgaaaaacatggctgccagggggacggggcagttttacttataattatatagtaaaaaaggcttgtgaacagtcaagaagtcacattttttgcccaatcatcatgaaacttggtcaaaacattggttttattgatataaatatattcttgttccttatatggctgtattaaattttttgttaacactctagaggccacatttactgtcccatcttcatgaaactaagtcagaagattcattctgataatatcttggaagagttcaaaaatgatgccggttggttgaaaaacatggctgccagggggcagggcattttttcttatttggccttgtataaccttgttaacactctagaggccacatttatttcggatcttcatgaaacttggtcagaagatttgtcccaataacatcttgttatctcaggtgagcgactttgggcctttcaggccctcttgttttgatatatttttagctaacctgatCAAATTGTATGCTTTAGTGACTACATTTCGGCCAACGTTTGTTTTCCGTTCTGCATCATCCTtcttcaacattttgccttgtgctTACAACATGCCTTATTTTAgtatcaaatatttatgaaatttggtcacaacattattttgttccaATGATTTAGCTGCAAAGTTCAAAACGGGTCACACACTTAAATTTACTTACACTGATATTGTGATCCCAATCTGAACCCCACAAACCATGATAAAAGATCGATCCCTTACACAATTCTATATCTCTTAGGCGATGACATTGAAAACAACCAGTCTCAGATGGTTCACCTGGCCAAACAGATTATTGCAGCGATGCCAGAGAGAATCAAGTCTTCACCCAGTCGCTGTGACGAATCACTGGCGGAGGAATTCAAGCGAGAAAGAAGTAGTTCCTACAGCTCGATACACTCCGCCTCCCCTCATGCTGCCTCGTCTTTCGGAGAGGCATTGTCCTCTTACGGGGAGGACTCTGGGATTTCAACCCCTATGCATGACAGCCTAGCTTTCGAAGAATACAGGTACTAGTACTTGAAATATACTGGCTCTGGatacactgggcttaatgcatatgcgtgaagtgtcatcccagattagcctgtacaggatTAGCTTGAAATGTTTGTAATTGGACCAAGCCAATAATTTCGGTTCTCTTCTTTTTACATTAAAAGAAAGTCTTCTTGTTCTTAGCAACAATCAAATAAAGATGAAAGTGTTGTTCCCGCACTTTgggcaggcttatctgggacaacacttaacacacatgcattatgcccattttttacCCAAAACTAGGCTCTAATGTTTGTTATGTAATCAAgcaaaatatttcatttcttttcaaaaacaattaattttgtattttatgttataataattTGTAGATTTAAGTATCACATACTAATTTATTCCAACTTACATGAATACAAGTTTTGAATCATCAGTTATGGTTTTGGGCTTTTTTCCTATCACGAGATTTTTTCATATAACACAGGTATCCAGACACGTAAACCATATTTTGGAAAACGGTGCTGCATTCACTTTCTAATCAAAGGTTGCCCTGCAATTTGTGAAGCTATATCTGGTTACAAATCATTAATCATtacaattctatttcattaacaattcaaatttacaaatcaTTACAATTCTAAATTTCCCCGGCAGGTGCCCAGAAAATCATAGTGGTCTTATAACCCGCAGCGTACGTTGTTTGGGGAAGGAAACATTTAATTGTAACTAACTATAGAGCCATGCGTCGGTTGATCCGAAATGTAACGTCTAGTTATGCTTACAGCTGTTTATTTGGGGATAAAGTTATTTATGTTTACTAAAAATTTAGACTTTAATATATGTGTCCCTTGTAAGCAAATGTGTATGCTCAAAGAATttgaacatgttttatattaacaatgcTCTTAGAATCCATAAAAGTTTGGTTCTAAAGTTACCTTAACTTGCGCGTAAAGTTTTCAGCAACTGGACCCTGCTATCAATTAAGAGATTTCTAATTTCTAATCGCACACAGGTACCCGGACGTGTACAGTGACCTGGGCACCCCAGCCTCGTCCCTCAGCCCCGACTCCACCTGCCTGCATAGCCCCTACAGCCCCTACACATTCCACCTGGACTCGCCCCCGCCCACAGCTGCAGAGTTCATTGAGTACTTCAACGCACCAGCCACTTTCATGGAGAAGGACTTCTCACAGCTCACATTGTCAGGTATGTCTCAAGTTGTTATCCCTTTACTGTTTGGGTATGCACTTGGACACATGTGTTGTTCCATTAGATATTGATAgaaagcaaacagcataaagcctaaatagactgcaagttacttTCAGGCTGTTCcggttgtatgctggttgcatatagccattttttgtttgcttttgaGTTGAAAAGGGTTTTATTAGGAGTAAATCAGCCTTTCTCTTGGAAAACAGGTTTAAATGCACATTAGTCACTCTCCAATCgttataatttatgtaatttttatgccccaggta from Dreissena polymorpha isolate Duluth1 chromosome 5, UMN_Dpol_1.0, whole genome shotgun sequence harbors:
- the LOC127881504 gene encoding calmodulin-binding transcription activator 1-like isoform X2; the protein is METEVTLTPVTLPEGSATSSSLGSGGCGQLPKQLEAVKAADILPQFRHRWNTNEEIAGILLAFSSHSQWQHHEVRLRPPSGCLLLFNRNSVRYRKDGYCWKKRKDGRTIREDHMKLKVQGLECIYGSYVHSAILPTFHRRCYWLLQNPDIVLVHYLNVPYPSNTKLSIPVLSIAMEKKEWTKEELTQQLKPMFSSSEQEHVSVLDETMETLVQRLMDNQDKLGGEHPIEGLTTTQKKRNVHIQPVSHRADSQSSSAALQQNCSDRSSCQLSMGGNHFPPQKSVNYAQSVIVNLSNLPNGQQVMLVTGQTNPNQLSLLQTHSLCPNSSNLSQGVSSTPCSSISSPLSGFQSSMSRDAAAAIMMNHYVAQGNSGPCLSRSASLCDPHHLQYDQSAIQRSQSDEAHINAADSKNNCMYGNNNYQYLQDMTAMFQSYQNASFSNGFHQPPLPVSQGSCLPGNLTDSLSQSHEQSCDSSLYQSSSYLSNECSTSIVNSFIEELMSSETNPSDGNKKSFRHLGDSFESIQPSLSTIQGSELNLDQLDLMDMPDLDHMCHEMALNASSPMEEQRKVSMCSPQTTSRGTSPHLKPKQDCANVSVSSSGHHCTTLSSNSETLNVFAQSSLASSNPGTSVSRVSTMTATVTDINMACGQCGCDVQSSRSTHVEGQGQPCKSSSCRQDSVSSVVHTTKTPNTIATITDFSPEWSYTEGQTKLLVTGPWHSNMGTYTVLMDGRVVATTLVQPGVLRCFVPGHKPGPVTLQVSCDGTVISNNAMFEYRPLPVTQPAGNQSETKSDWFSVEDSKLFECFVGKLVKLEAALSKVPDAVSVSQLLGSMPSVEQQDPCLSQHIASLSARLWIDNNATPDSGYMGLGLLHLAAALGLTQCIQALIAWRNESSNWMLEYEVDANSGDLNTCTPLMWACAKGHSKAAIILNNWNKGPLLTFNREGYLPLLVARQRGHHLLADQLEGSTASGDQSRSTQEVMTSPAKSRSHDQFSGSEPEILFSTSGVTDFDTSENPGEMCSNLQTVSIESSIDSRCFSTDPDFPNATSTPITDNVSCSTSRYLGDSQHQILENSSVLGELHIQIPLEDRNTNKKSQSIEISTNFSKVQNPKTVMRTPTSHKMHSKSMSASEKRQKLQKRFSVDVISNQTLEPVHFSPSEAFQRPVREANSEPHLAAGNLEHFMCQSNPMLSEGRDLGSPDMLVKLDHCDRHGHKCLQLGDGPSGQVTMDTDNVSEDCNSSDIDVERVSSDDEDIRRRMLAEGDDIENNQSQMVHLAKQIIAAMPERIKSSPSRCDESLAEEFKRERSSSYSSIHSASPHAASSFGEALSSYGEDSGISTPMHDSLAFEEYRYPDVYSDLGTPASSLSPDSTCLHSPYSPYTFHLDSPPPTAAEFIEYFNAPATFMEKDFSQLTLSDREQRKLYEAAKVIQSAYRQYRDKQCKQQAKEREAAVLIQSYYRRYKQYAYYKKMTQAAVLIQSQFRSYYAQKRFKKSRDAAVVIQNQYRSYKEHERLKKGGNKSVTQRFRSHYQRKPIVAGKGARVVQIVPDTDGCQEEANIAIDDCPRDSSERPTPSGDQAESAERTTQDMEGDKAEVPLN